Proteins co-encoded in one Brassica rapa cultivar Chiifu-401-42 chromosome A02, CAAS_Brap_v3.01, whole genome shotgun sequence genomic window:
- the LOC117125744 gene encoding F-box/LRR-repeat protein At1g48400-like, whose translation MGSDQISRLPDEILGIILSSVPTKTAASTSVLSKRWRNVLCLVDSLSFDELNEEEKEEDQEDAMSSSQPFHDFMEKTFALLSNSPIKKVSLSHLPFHYSDHSRVYSWIYTAMDRGLLELRLHAYACVLLKRELLTSNTLVKLTLSGEYCLEVKRVYFPVLKSLSLEFLELDYPDYHRLLDGCPTLEELFVADDDDHSNPLCCGAVVKSESLKRLVVSIDLPDSQEDHNSMLLDTPSLVQTRSQLMGVN comes from the exons ATGGGCAGCGATCAGATAAGCAGGTTGCCAGATGAGATTCTTGGCATAATCTTGTCTTCAGTTCCGACAAAAACGGCTGCTTCCACCTCGGTTTTGTCCAAAAGGTGGAGGAATGTACTGTGTCTTGTAGACAGCCTTAGCTTTGATGAGTTGaacgaagaagaaaaagaagaagatcaagaagATGCAATGAGTAGTTCACAACCCTTCCATGATTTCATGGAAAAGACATTTGCTCTCTTAAGCAACTCTCCCATCAAGAAAGTGTCTCTGTCTCACCTACCTTTCCATTACAGTGACCACTCTCGTGTCTACAGTTGGATTTATACTGCAATGGACCGTGGTTTATTGGAACTACGTTTGCATGCATATGCTTGCGTTCTTTTAAAGAGAGAGTTGTTGACGAGCAACACTTTGGTTAAACTCACATTATCCGGTGAATATTGTCTTGAAGTCAAGCGTGTGTATTTCCCAGTGCTCAAATCACTGTCTCTTGAATTTCTGGAGCTTGATTATCCCGACTATCATCGCCTCCTCGATGGCTGCCCTACCTTGGAAGAACTATTCGTAGCTGATGATGATGACCATTCCAATCCTCTATGTTGCGGTGCTGTCGTGAAAAGTGAATCCCTCAAGCGGCTTGTGGTTTCTATCGATCTTCCTGATTCTCAAGAGGATCACAACTCAATGCTCTTGGATACACCAAGTCTGGT CCAGACTAGATCTCAGCTTATGGGAGTCAACTAG
- the LOC103853423 gene encoding F-box/LRR-repeat protein At1g48400-like, protein MNGKVKQLREDKPDGQAQAVTTQNRYALLQDEGDQISGLGCPDYCDLLDGSLVLEDLYICDDAYPYNPPCCSTIMMSKSIKRLVVFTHLPDSQEYHDAMLFSVPSLGYLDDSTFVFENHECVALDLLVEARLNLKLWEESTSHYDYSDDDDDDYIYDDQPKMPIFGDVTNKTLHFCCKSMLVFNNLLNLSIESDKEKGWQVMPVLLKSCPRLHTLVIKGLVHRVTNKCGDACACIPVKHKEEEEEVCCLLTCQVKVLELLQKR, encoded by the exons ATGAACGGAAAGGTAAAGCAATTGAGAGAGGACAAGCCAGATGGTCAAGCACAGGCTGTCACAACCCAAAACCGTTATGCATTGCTACAAGACGAAGGAGATCAAA TTTCAGGCCTTGGTTGTCCCGATTACTGTGACCTCCTCGATGGCTCTCTTGTCTTGGAAGACTTGTACATTTGTGATGATGCTTACCCTTATAATCCACCATGTTGCAGTACGATCATGATGAGTAAATCCATCAAGCGTCTTGTGGTTTTTACCCATCTTCCTGATTCTCAAGAGTATCACGACGCTATGCTTTTCAGTGTACCAAGTCTTGGCTACCTTGACGACTCTACTTTTGTCTTTGAAAACCATGAGTGTGTTGCTTTGGATTTGCTCGTCGAAGCCAGGCTCAATCTCAAGTTATGGGAGGAGTCAACTAGCCATTATGATtattctgatgatgatgatgatgattatatTTATGATGATCAACCAAAGATGCCTATCTTTGGTGATGTTACAAACAAA ACGTTGCACTTCTGTTGTAAATCCATGCTGGTGTTCAACAACCTCCTCAATTTGTCTATTGAGAGTGACAAAGAAAAAGGTTGGCAAGTAATGCCAGTTTTGCTCAAAAGTTGTCCACGTCTACACACTTTAGTTATCAAG GGACTTGTGCACAGAGTTACAAATAAGTGTGGAGATGCATGCGCTTGCATTCCGGTAAAGCataaagaggaggaggaagaggtaTGTTGTCTATTGACATGTCAAGTGAAGGTGCTTGAGCTTCTTCAGAAGAGGTGA
- the LOC108870775 gene encoding uncharacterized mitochondrial protein AtMg00810-like, with translation MIITGNSSESLNHLLKQLNSEFRMTDMGKLHYFLGIQVQTHDKGLFLCQQKYTVDLLAVAGMKECEPMPTALPQQLNRVEDKTELFSHPTYFRSLAGKLQYLTLTRPDIQFAVNYVCQKMHSPTVSDFHLLKRIIRYVKGTITMGISLHKDADFTLTAYSDSDWARCSSTRRSTGGYSTFLGKNLIAWSSRKQPTVSKSSTEAEYRTLSETASDITWLCSIFRELGLPLMTTLLLLCDNLSTVLLSANPSFHSRTKHFALDYHYVRERVALGALEVKNIPNQH, from the coding sequence ATGATAATCACTGGAAACAGTTCTGAGAGTCTGAATCATCTACTCAAACAACTCAACAGTGAGTTCAGAATGACAGATATGGGCAAGCTACACTACTTCTTGGGAATTCAAGTTCAGACGCATGATAAAGGGTTGTTTCTATGCCAGCAGAAGTACACAGTGGACTTACTTGCAGTGGCAGGAATGAAAGAGTGTGAACCGATGCCTACAGCCTTGCCTCAACAGCTAAACAGAGTTGAAGACAAGACAGAGTTGTTTTCTCATCCCACCTACTTCAGAAGCTTGGCAGGAAAGCTGCAGTATTTGACTCTGACACGGCCTGACATTCAATTTGCCGTGAACTATGTGTGCCAGAAGATGCATTCGCCAACGGTCTCTGACTTTCACCTGTTAAAAAGAATCATCAGATACGTTAAAGGCACTATTACAATGGGGATTTCTCTACATAAAGACGCAGACTTCACTCTCACTGCCTACAGTGATAGTGATTGGGCCAGATGTAGTTCTACAAGAAGATCTACTGGTGGTTACAGCACATTCCTAGGGAAGAATCTCATTGCTTGGTCTTCTCGGAAACAACCTACTGTGTCTAAGAGTTCTACTGAAGCTGAATATCGAACTCTCTCTGAGACTGCATCAGATATTACCTGGCTTTGCTCTATATTCAGAGAGCTCGGATTGCCTCTGATGACTACTCTGCTGTTACTCTGTGATAATCTCTCAACGGTGCTTCTCTCTGCGAATCCATCTTTTCATTCAAGAACCAAGCATTTTGCTCTGGATTATCATTATGTTCGAGAAAGAGTCGCGCTTGGAGCTCTTGAGGTTAAGAACATTCCGAATCAACATTAG
- the LOC103853024 gene encoding probable serine/threonine-protein kinase PIX13, translated as MGNFCPCGSSSVRHEQSPASTKPLSVMRHVQSPVNTKLPPPLVAKSPARGLKPKFPAAETGRQPTRDRPQETPRPVDDPSRENPQETPRPVDTPPSKPVEKLGMRKKAVPPSGKIVTPNLKMFLLENLRTATKNFRPESMIGEGGFGQVFKGWLDEKTLAPSKPGVGIPVAVKKSNPDSAQGLHEWQCEVKFLGKFHHPNLVKLLGYCWEENQFLLVYEYLPKGSLENHLFSKGEALTWDTRLKIAIEAAQGLNFLHNSEKSVIYRDFKASNILLDSNFNAKLSDFGLAKLGPINGFSHVTTRVMGTQGYAAPEYMATGHLYVRSDVYGFGVVLLEILTGLRALDPNRPPLQLNLVEWAKPGLTQKKKIQKMMDPRLEHKYPISAVIRTAALILRCVEEDPKNRPPMDEVLRELEIVRTMRDEPKEEKRKRSGGGPDNNRINRYGSPHVRGTGRTR; from the exons ATGGGGAACTTCTGTCCTTGTGGATCTTCTAGCGTTCGACACGAACAGAGCCctgcctccaccaagcccctctCAG TGATGAGACATGTGCAAAGTCCAGTTAACACAAAGCTTCCGCCGCCGTTGGTCGCAAAGTCGCCGGCTAGAGGGTTGAAACCAAAGTTTCCGGCGGCGGAAACAGGACGGCAACCAACTCGTGACAGACCGCAGGAGACGCCTAGACCCGTCGATGACCCATCTCGTGAAAACCCGCAGGAGACGCCTAGACCCGTGGATACTCCACCGTCAAAGCCGGTGGAGAAGTTGGGTATGCGGAAGAAGGCAGTGCCGCCGAGCGGGAAGATAGTGACGCCGAATCTGAAGATGTTTTTACTGGAGAATCTCAGGACGGCGACGAAGAATTTCCGGCCGGAGTCTATGATCGGAGAAGGCGGGTTCGGACAGGTTTTCAAAGGATGGCTCGACGAGAAGACGTTAGCTCCGTCGAAGCCCGGTGTCGGAATACCGGTAGCCGTTAAGAAATCAAACCCTGATAGTGCTCAAGGCTTACATGAATGGCAG TGTGAAGTGAAATTCTTAGGGAAGTTTCACCATCCAAATCTTGTCAAGCTTTTGGGCTATTGCTGGGAAGAGAATCAGTTCCTCTTGGTGTACGAGTATTTGCCCAAAGGAAGCCTTGAAAATCACCTCTTCTCAA AAGGAGAGGCGTTGACATGGGACACACGTTTGAAAATAGCCATTGAAGCAGCTCAAGGACTTAACTTCTTGCATAACTCCGAGAAGAGTGTTATTTACAGAGACTTTAAGGCTTCCAACATTCTTCTTGATTCC AACTTCAATGCCAAGCTTTCTGACTTCGGTCTAGCCAAACTTGGTCCGATCAATGGATTCTCTCACGTGACCACACGTGTCATGGGCACACAAGGCTATGCAGCTCCCGAGTACATGGCGACAG GTCATTTATACGTACGGAGTGATGTTTACGGATTTGGAGTTGTCCTCTTAGAGATATTAACCGGTCTAAGAGCActcgacccaaaccgaccaccTCTGCAGCTGAATCTCGTGGAATGGGCTAAACCGGGTTTGACACAGAAAAAGAAGATCCAAAAAATGATGGACCCACGGCTCGAGCACAAGTATCCAATTTCGGCTGTGATCAGAACTGCAGCACTCATTCTACGGTGTGTGGAGGAGGACCCGAAGAACCGACCGCCTATGGACGAAGTACTCAGAGAGTTAGAAATCGTGAGGACTATGAGAGACGAACCAAAAGAAGAGAAGCGTAAGCGAAGCGGTGGTGGTCCAGATAATAACCGGATTAATCGATATGGTTCACCGCACGTCCGTGGAACCGGTCGAACCAGATAG
- the LOC103853424 gene encoding uncharacterized protein LOC103853424, with amino-acid sequence MVMTEFDRLKMDDNDTVDDFKGKISVISSKATSLGENIEEYKMVKKFLKGLLRHKYIQIVTSLEQVLDFNKTGFEDIVGRLKEGRGRNGRGKGRGRSHNQNRASHTKDNNSKKKLIRWRCDEPGHYATVCPEKTSKNQETNVNETEEADALYVHEVVFLNEDKVIPNNLDIDKGNASVWYLDNGASNHMTRNEEFFLSLNLNTKGKVKFGDGLCVDIVGKGVITFVCKTGKIKVLKDIYYIPDLKHNKLSLGQATKDGCEVNMKDLYLTLTYSHGRLLERVTRSPNLLYKTPMEISYPKCLHVRDEYATWKWHIRLEHSWTSKGSITPKAEWNPQSQLEADTQYP; translated from the exons ATGGTGATGACAGAGTTCGATAGGTTGAAGATGGATGATAACGATACGGTCGATGACTTCAAGGGGAAGATATCAGTCATATCATCTAAAGCAACCTCTTTGGGAGAGAACATAGAAGAATACAAGATggtcaagaagttcttgaagggtCTTCTGAGGCACAAGTACATCCAGATCGTAACGTCGCTTGAGCAAGTGCTAGACTTCAACAAGACGGGTTTTGAGGATATAGTTGGAAGGCTGAAGGA aggaagaggacggAACGGTAGAGGCAAAGGTCGAGGTAGGTCACACAACCAAAACCGTGCGTCACACACCAAAGATAACAACTCGAAGAAAAAGCTGATACGTTGGAGATGTGACGAGCCTGGTCACTATGCAACTGTCTGTCCCGAGAAGACATCAAAGAATCAAGAAACCAACGTAAACGAGACAGAAGAGGCCGATGCACTCTATGTACACGAGGTGGTGTTCTTGAACGAAGATAAGGTGATTCCGAATAATCTTGATATCGACAAAGGCAATGCAAGTGTCTGGTATTTGGATAATGGAGCGAGTAATCACATGACGAGAAACGAGGAGTTCTTTTTGAGTTTGAATCTCAACACCAAAGGGAAGGTGAAGTTTGGTGATGGATTGTGTGTTGATATTGTAGGAAAGGGTGTGATTACTTTTGTGTGCAAGACTGGAAAGATAAAGGTATTGAAAGACATATACTACATACCTGATCTGAAGCATAATAAATTGAGTCTTGGGCAAGCAACAAAAGATGGATGTGAGGTTAACATGAAAGATCTCTACTTAACACTCACATATTCACATGGAAGGTTGCTAGAACGTGTTACAAGATCTCCAAATCTTCTCTACAAGACCCCTATGGAGATAAGTTACCCGAAGTGTTTACATGTCAGGGACGAATATGCTACATGGAAGTGGCATATTCGACTAGAACATTCATGGACATCCAAAGGGTCCATAACACCCAAGGCAGAATGGAACCCACAATCCCAGTTGGAGGCAGACACACAATATCCTTAA